The DNA sequence CTCGTCGGAACCCTGGCCCTGCTCTCCGAAAGCGAACGCCGACGCACGCTCGGCTTCGTCATCAACCGCTTCCGGGGGGACCTCTCCCTGCTTCAGCCCGGATTGGAATGGCTGGAAACAGAGACCGGCCGTAGCGTCTATGGCGTACTGCCCTACCTGCACGGCCTCCACCTGGAGGCGGAGGATGCCCTGGCAACGGCTTGCAGTAGCGAAAAGGCGGCACTGAAGGTCATCGTGCCCGCCCTGCCGCGGCTCAGCAATCACACCGACTTCGATCCGCTGCGGCTCCATCCGCAAGTGGATATCCGATTCATCGCTGCGGGGGAGACGATTCCTCCTGCAGACCTGGTCATTCTTCCCGGTAGCAAAAACGTTCGCGCCGATCTTTGCTGGCTCCGTGAGCAGGGCTGGGAGTCAATGCTGCTGCGCCACCTGCGCTATGGAGGCCGGGTACTCGGCATCTGCGGGGGCTACCAGATGCTGGGCAAGGACATCTCGGATCCCGAAGGACTGGAAGGCATAGCGGGTGAGACACCCGGTTTCGGGCTGCTCGAGGTGGAAACGGTACTGCAACCGCGAAAGCAGTTACACAACGTCACCGGTGTCCTGACACTGAACAGTGCCCCGGTTTCCGGTTATGAAATCCACGCCGGCATCACGACAGGCCGAGGCCTGAGTCGACCGGCAGTCCAGTTCGACCGTCGCAAGGAGGGAGCCGTTTCGCCGGATGACCAGGTCCTCGGGACCTACCTCCATGGAGTGTTCGAATCGTCCGTCGCCTGCGACGGGCTCCTTCGATGGGCCGGACTGTTCGACCCCGCACCCTTCGATTATTACACGTTACGGGAGGCCGGCATCGAACGTCTGGCAGATGCCGTCGACCAGCATCTGAACATGGAGACTCTGCTCCCTCTGGCGGCGGGAAATCCAAAATCCGGCTCGTCGGACAAACTTGTGGACTCCCGCTCCAAACCTAAAACCTAAAACCTAAAACCTAAAACCTAAAACCTAAAACCTAAAACCTAAAACCTAAAACCTAAAACGAAAGACCTTATCTATGCATCCCGAATGGCTTGACGTCCCCTGCGCCCCCCTCGATGAGACCGCCGAAGGCGCCGCACGCAAACGACAGTCGCAACTGACCAAACCGCCCGGATCGCTCGGCCAACTGGAGAGCATCGCCATCGAACTGGCCCGCCTGCAGGGCAGCCCCCGCCCCGGAGCCGAAAAGGTGCACATCGCCGTTTTCGCCGGCGACCATGGCGTGGCCGCCGAGGGGATCTCCCTGTTCCCCCAATCGGTGACCGCGGCGATGGTGCGCAACTTCGCCGCAGGCGGCACCGCCATCAGTGTTCTGGCCCGGGAATTGAAGGCGTCGCTCGAAATCATCAACCTGGGAACGGTTGATGATCCGGGCTCCGCGCCCGGGGTGTTAGACCTGCAGCTCGCAGCGGGCACGGCCAACTTCACGGAGGAGCCGGCCATGACCCGTGAACAGCTGTTTCGTGCCATGAATGCCGGCCGGCACAGCGCCGAACGCGCCCACCTTGAAAAGACCCAGCTCTTTATCGGCGGGGAGATGGGCATTGGCAATACCACCAGCGCTGCCGCCATCGCCGCTGCCCTGTTGGGGCGTTCCGCCGCCGACCTGGTCGGTCCGGGCACCGGTCTGGACCCGAAAGGCGTCAGCCACAAAGCCGAAGTTATCGAGCGGGCCTTCCGCCTGCACGCTCCTCACCTGAAGGATCCACTGGAGGTACTGCGCCGCCTCGGCGGCTTCGAGATCGCCGGCCTAGCGGGTGCCTTCATCGCCTGTGCTCAGACGGGCTTGCCAGTGGTGGTGGACGGCTTCATCGCCACCGCCGCGGCCGTGACTGCCGAACAACTGCGTCCGGGCACCGTCGACTGGTTGCTCTTCTCCCACGCCTCCGCCGAACCGGGCCATGCCGCAATCTGTGAGGCACTCGGCGCAACACCCCTGCTCGACCTGGGAATGCGCCTCGGCGAAGGCAGCGGCGCCGCTGCCGCTGTCCCGCTCATTCGCCTCGCCTGTGCCCTGCACAATGAGATGGCAACCTTCGAAGAGGCCGGTCTTCAATAACGGCAGTTAACCACTGAGGTCACAAAGACTGCAGTTAACCACGGGGTGCACGGGGATTGGGGCGGAGACGAGTTCAGAGATCTCCCGTAGGATGCATTCTTCAAATGCACCTTTTCCCCCGACGACCAAAACCGGCCAAATCAATGGCTTGGCAGGCGTTTACCGTTTGTCCACAAAACCTGTGGATAACTTTGTGGATGGATTGCGGAAACAGGGTTACAGGCCGCACCGTGGTGCCCCTCATGCCAGATTGCACATTTTTTAACCGCTTCCTGACAATACTCTTAACATCAATAACTTAAGCTCGAAAACGGCTGCGAGATATCTAACAAAAAAAATCTTGACGGCGGACTAAACAGTTGTTCCACGTGGGTGTGTATAAAGAGGACGATTACGGAGCCAACTGGTTACCGAGGGCTTCCGCACCTACAATACCTCCGTTTCGCGGTACCCATTGATTGTTAGAGAGAGGAGCACATGAAAAAGTCGATCGTCGTAATCGGAATCGGGGAAATGGCGGGTGTATTCAGCCGCGGTTTTCTCCGTCTCGGCCACCCGGTTATCCCGGTCACTCGCGACATGGATATGGGAGAGGTCGCCGGGGCTGTAACCTCACCCGAACTGGTGCTGCTGACGGTCGGCGAAAGGGACCTCCATCCGGTTCTCGAAAAGATCCCCACCATCTGGCGCGACCGGCTCGTCCTGCTGCAGAACGAGCTGCTACCCCGCGACTGGGAGGCCCACGGGCTCGAGAGTGTCACGGCCGTCGCCGTCTGGTTCGAGAAAAAAAAGGGGCAGGACTACAAGGTGCTCGTCCCGTCACCGGCCTACGGCCCTCACGCGGCAGTGATCGAATCCGCCCTCAAGACGCTGGAGATCCCGGTCCGGGAACTGGACAACGAAGACCAACTGGTCTTTGAACTGGTGCGGAAGAACCTCTATATCCTGACCACCAACATCGCAGGCATGGAACTCGAACCCGGCACCAGCGTCGACACCCTCTGGACTGACCACCGGGACCTTGCCGGTCGGGTGGCTGACGAGGTCCTGGATATTCAGTTCCGGCTGGTGAACCGTGAGCTGGACCGGGAGAGCTTACTGACCGGCATGGTCGAGGCCATCGAGGGCGACCCGAATCACCA is a window from the Thiohalomonas denitrificans genome containing:
- a CDS encoding cobyric acid synthase produces the protein MSITLMVQGTTSDAGKSALVTGLCRALARRGVRVAPFKPQNMALNSAVTADGGEIGRSQAVQALACGLTPHTDMNPVLLKPNSDIGAQVIIHGHAVGNMDACSYHHYKSEARRAVLESHERLRSKYDVVLVEGAGSPAEINLRENDIANMGFAEAVDCPVILVADIDRGGVFAHLVGTLALLSESERRRTLGFVINRFRGDLSLLQPGLEWLETETGRSVYGVLPYLHGLHLEAEDALATACSSEKAALKVIVPALPRLSNHTDFDPLRLHPQVDIRFIAAGETIPPADLVILPGSKNVRADLCWLREQGWESMLLRHLRYGGRVLGICGGYQMLGKDISDPEGLEGIAGETPGFGLLEVETVLQPRKQLHNVTGVLTLNSAPVSGYEIHAGITTGRGLSRPAVQFDRRKEGAVSPDDQVLGTYLHGVFESSVACDGLLRWAGLFDPAPFDYYTLREAGIERLADAVDQHLNMETLLPLAAGNPKSGSSDKLVDSRSKPKT
- the cobT gene encoding nicotinate-nucleotide--dimethylbenzimidazole phosphoribosyltransferase, with translation MHPEWLDVPCAPLDETAEGAARKRQSQLTKPPGSLGQLESIAIELARLQGSPRPGAEKVHIAVFAGDHGVAAEGISLFPQSVTAAMVRNFAAGGTAISVLARELKASLEIINLGTVDDPGSAPGVLDLQLAAGTANFTEEPAMTREQLFRAMNAGRHSAERAHLEKTQLFIGGEMGIGNTTSAAAIAAALLGRSAADLVGPGTGLDPKGVSHKAEVIERAFRLHAPHLKDPLEVLRRLGGFEIAGLAGAFIACAQTGLPVVVDGFIATAAAVTAEQLRPGTVDWLLFSHASAEPGHAAICEALGATPLLDLGMRLGEGSGAAAAVPLIRLACALHNEMATFEEAGLQ
- a CDS encoding NAD(P)-binding domain-containing protein, whose amino-acid sequence is MKKSIVVIGIGEMAGVFSRGFLRLGHPVIPVTRDMDMGEVAGAVTSPELVLLTVGERDLHPVLEKIPTIWRDRLVLLQNELLPRDWEAHGLESVTAVAVWFEKKKGQDYKVLVPSPAYGPHAAVIESALKTLEIPVRELDNEDQLVFELVRKNLYILTTNIAGMELEPGTSVDTLWTDHRDLAGRVADEVLDIQFRLVNRELDRESLLTGMVEAIEGDPNHQCTGRSAPARLARAIEHADKFGETVPKLREIHDRHIS